From Candidatus Syntrophoarchaeum caldarius, the proteins below share one genomic window:
- a CDS encoding SUF system FeS cluster assembly, SufBD produces the protein MSSEEVKIESYRLKGGEHGPISSLKELDEYEGELLAAGIDPEEKERSGSFLQQDHSVVFAKSLIPGLEILSTEEAIKKHSWLDEYLWNIVPADKDIYTKEVAERPTQGYFLRAEKGTKITLPLQSCLFISKDKIRQNVHNIVIAEENSELNIITGCTVAHTVSEALHLGISEFYVKKNAKITFTMVHNWSGGVDVRPRSATLIEDNGVFISNYIFMTPVKSLQMYPTAICAGENSRASFQSIIYAHGNTNIDSGSRIVLQGKGSRGEIISRAIATDNARIIAKGDLVGEAENVRGHLECRGLMLSDSSMIESIPELKARRKNIDLSHEAAVGKIAEEEIRYLMARGFTEDEAVGMIIRGFLSIDIKGLPEGLARETKKMFDMTLEKVM, from the coding sequence GTGAGTTCTGAAGAGGTCAAGATCGAATCCTACAGGCTTAAGGGAGGAGAGCATGGTCCAATCTCATCACTCAAGGAGCTTGATGAGTATGAGGGAGAGTTACTTGCAGCAGGTATAGATCCAGAAGAAAAGGAACGATCAGGATCGTTCTTACAGCAGGATCACTCGGTCGTATTTGCAAAATCACTGATTCCAGGGCTTGAGATCCTGAGCACAGAAGAAGCCATTAAGAAACATTCCTGGCTTGATGAATACCTCTGGAATATCGTCCCTGCTGATAAGGATATTTACACGAAAGAAGTTGCGGAAAGGCCGACCCAGGGGTACTTCCTGCGGGCAGAAAAAGGTACGAAGATCACGTTACCGCTACAGTCCTGTCTCTTCATATCAAAGGATAAGATCAGGCAGAATGTTCACAATATCGTAATCGCAGAGGAGAACTCTGAACTCAATATAATAACAGGATGTACCGTCGCACACACTGTTAGCGAAGCTCTGCATCTTGGCATATCAGAGTTCTATGTAAAGAAAAACGCAAAGATCACATTCACGATGGTTCACAACTGGTCGGGTGGAGTCGATGTGCGACCAAGAAGTGCCACGCTTATCGAGGATAACGGCGTATTTATCAGTAACTATATATTCATGACGCCTGTAAAATCCCTCCAGATGTATCCCACTGCTATCTGTGCTGGTGAGAATTCAAGGGCATCATTCCAGTCGATAATCTATGCACATGGTAACACGAATATCGATTCGGGTTCGAGGATCGTGCTTCAGGGTAAAGGAAGCAGAGGGGAGATAATCTCAAGGGCAATTGCAACAGATAATGCACGAATCATTGCAAAAGGCGATCTCGTCGGTGAAGCAGAAAACGTGCGTGGACACCTTGAGTGCAGGGGACTTATGCTATCAGATTCTTCGATGATCGAGTCGATACCAGAGCTCAAAGCCCGAAGGAAGAATATTGATCTATCGCACGAGGCAGCGGTTGGAAAGATCGCTGAAGAAGAGATACGATACCTGATGGCAAGAGGATTTACAGAGGATGAGGCAGTCGGCATGATAATACGAGGTTTTCTGAGCATCGATATCAAAGGACTTCCAGAGGGTCTGGCGCGTGAGACAAAGAAGATGTTTGATATGACACTTGAAAAGGTGATGTAG
- a CDS encoding iron-regulated ABC transporter atp-binding protein, protein MLEIQNLSVEVGGKRILNDLNLHIGEGEVHVLFGANGSGKTTLFLTILGFPGYNVVEGKIYFKGVDITEFNTTDRVKLGMGVSFQHPPEIRGVKLGDVVGQLLERRGGGDAKALARRLNLSEEFLSRDLNLGFSGGEVKRSEILQLLAQNPDFFMFDEPDSGVDVENVELLGKITNEMLERDRRPSERQKSALIISHIGYILNYIKADRAHVLLDGRIACSGITEEIYNHILNEGFEGCVAKCGKEGVRCEF, encoded by the coding sequence GTGCTTGAGATTCAGAATCTCTCGGTCGAGGTTGGAGGTAAGCGGATACTCAATGATCTGAACCTCCATATCGGCGAGGGAGAGGTTCATGTTCTCTTTGGTGCAAATGGATCCGGCAAAACAACGCTTTTTTTGACGATACTCGGGTTTCCAGGATATAACGTCGTTGAAGGAAAGATATACTTCAAGGGTGTTGATATAACCGAGTTTAATACCACAGATCGAGTAAAGCTCGGGATGGGCGTATCCTTCCAGCATCCCCCTGAAATCAGGGGTGTGAAGCTCGGTGATGTTGTGGGACAGCTTCTTGAGAGAAGAGGTGGTGGCGATGCAAAAGCACTTGCCAGAAGGCTGAACCTCTCAGAAGAGTTCCTTTCCCGGGATCTGAATCTCGGTTTCTCTGGAGGAGAGGTGAAACGCTCTGAGATCTTACAGCTTCTTGCGCAGAACCCTGACTTTTTCATGTTTGATGAGCCTGATTCGGGTGTTGATGTTGAGAACGTGGAGCTTCTTGGTAAAATAACAAACGAGATGCTTGAGCGTGACAGAAGACCCAGCGAGCGTCAAAAGTCTGCCCTCATAATTTCCCACATCGGATACATCTTAAACTACATAAAAGCAGACAGAGCACATGTCCTGCTCGATGGAAGGATCGCCTGCTCAGGCATAACAGAAGAGATCTACAACCACATCCTGAATGAAGGGTTTGAAGGCTGTGTTGCAAAATGCGGAAAAGAAGGTGTTAGGTGTGAGTTCTGA
- a CDS encoding nitroreductase: protein MDLYDAIRSRRSVYNFKSDEVADDIILRVLEAGTMAPSAFNSQPWEFILVKDPEIKQEIALMREKIPRQKRALETAPLLLVVCYKPNEKLGDDVFASCFTAIENILLALTAEGLAGVILAFRNRKLKELLGLDENMQLAAVIPIGYAAEEPSPKKMAELKERLHINQYTIQRR, encoded by the coding sequence ATGGATCTGTATGATGCGATCAGGTCGAGAAGAAGCGTCTACAACTTTAAGTCGGACGAGGTGGCAGATGATATAATTTTGAGGGTGCTTGAGGCGGGTACGATGGCACCGAGTGCTTTTAATTCACAACCATGGGAGTTCATACTTGTCAAGGATCCCGAAATAAAGCAAGAGATTGCTCTGATGCGTGAAAAGATACCAAGACAGAAGAGAGCACTTGAGACCGCGCCTCTCTTACTTGTAGTATGCTATAAACCGAATGAGAAGCTGGGGGATGACGTATTTGCATCATGCTTTACAGCGATCGAGAACATCCTGCTTGCATTGACAGCAGAAGGACTTGCAGGTGTCATCCTGGCATTCAGAAACAGAAAGCTTAAAGAACTCCTTGGCTTAGATGAGAATATGCAGCTTGCAGCAGTGATACCCATCGGGTATGCAGCGGAAGAGCCATCACCAAAGAAGATGGCTGAACTTAAAGAGCGGTTGCATATAAATCAGTATACCATACAACGGAGGTGA
- a CDS encoding nitrogen-fixing protein NifU: MKERVEAVINEIKPFLQADGGDVELIDVDENGVVKVRLQGACAGCAFSQMTLANVIEQRIREKVPEIASVEAI, translated from the coding sequence ATGAAAGAGAGAGTGGAAGCAGTAATAAACGAGATAAAACCGTTCCTGCAGGCAGATGGCGGAGATGTTGAGCTTATCGATGTCGATGAGAACGGTGTTGTGAAGGTGAGGCTTCAAGGTGCATGTGCAGGTTGTGCATTCTCACAGATGACGCTTGCAAATGTTATTGAGCAGCGGATAAGGGAGAAGGTGCCAGAGATTGCATCCGTGGAGGCGATTTAG